Proteins from one Rosa chinensis cultivar Old Blush chromosome 7, RchiOBHm-V2, whole genome shotgun sequence genomic window:
- the LOC112178735 gene encoding transcription factor CSA isoform X2, whose amino-acid sequence MGPQQHHQMRSDSSYRQDLNFFPSQLCLSKTTFGVVANSEMGYGVHDRKSTMYLNLVGDESDHDDVIQTTAAGKTKLCVRGHWRPAEDSKLKELVAQFGPQNWNLIAEHLDGRSGKSCRLRWFNQLDPRINRRAFNEEEEERLLSAHRLYGNKWAMIARLFPGRTDNAVKNHWHVIMARKHREQSNVYKRRKPSSSSQPIIIPHHDHDEEDGTKNNAFSDRSTISINTSNDESGSAASASTCTNISLTPSNRPLVPSFFKNINPFQQHKIFGSQMKSCRIKGNENGQSTVSNSETSGDESVLTTYRTNNNNVSSMSGEDQNEKTSVMPFIDFLGVGST is encoded by the exons ATGGGTCCTCAACAGCATCACCAGATGAGGAGTGACTCTAGTTATCGTCAAGATTTGAACTTTTTCCCATCACAACTGTGTCTCTCAAAAACCACCTTTGGAGTCGTGGCTAATTCGGAAATGGGTTATGGTGTTCATGACAGAAAGAGCACCATGTATCTGAATCTTGTTGGAGATGAATCTGATCATGATGACGTTATACAGACCACCGCTGCTGGCAAAACTAAGCTTTGTGTTAGAGGCCATTGGAGGCCAGCTGAAGACTCCAAACTCAAAGAACTTGTGGCCCAGTTTGGTCCTCAAAACTGGAACTTGATTGCTGAGCATCTTGATGGCAGATCAG GGAAAAGTTGCAGACTGAGGTGGTTTAACCAGCTAGATCCAAGGATCAACAGAAGGGCTTtcaatgaggaagaagaagagaggctTTTATCTGCTCATAGACTTTATGGCAACAAATGGGCCATGATTGCGAGGCTCTTCCCTGGAAGGACTGATAATGCTGTCAAGAACCATTGGCATGTCATCATGGCTAGAAAGCACAGAGAGCAATCCAACGTTTACAAGAGAAGAAAGCCCTCCTCTAGTTCTCAGCCTATTATTATTCCTCATCATGatcatgatgaagaagatgggaCTAAGAATAATGCCTTTAGTGATCGTTCAACGATATCAATCAACACCAGTAATGATGAATCTGGCTCAGCAGCCTCTGCCTCAACATGTACTAATATTTCCCTCACTCCCTCAAACAGACCACTTGTTCCCAGCTTTTTCAAGAACATCAATCCATTTCAGCAACACAAAATCTTTGGATCACAAATGA AGTCTTGCAGGATCAAGGGCAATGAGAACGGTCAGTCAACAGTTTCAAACTCAGAAACTTCTGGAGATGAATCAGTACTTACCACCTACAGGACCAACAATAATAATGTTTCTTCCATGTCTGGAGAAGATCAAAATGAGAAGACGAGCGTGATGCCATTCATTGATTTCCTTGGAGTAGGCTCTACTTAA
- the LOC112178735 gene encoding transcription factor CSA isoform X1 gives MGPQQHHQMRSDSSYRQDLNFFPSQLCLSKTTFGVVANSEMGYGVHDRKSTMYLNLVGDESDHDDVIQTTAAGKTKLCVRGHWRPAEDSKLKELVAQFGPQNWNLIAEHLDGRSGKSCRLRWFNQLDPRINRRAFNEEEEERLLSAHRLYGNKWAMIARLFPGRTDNAVKNHWHVIMARKHREQSNVYKRRKPSSSSQPIIIPHHDHDEEDGTKNNAFSDRSTISINTSNDESGSAASASTCTNISLTPSNRPLVPSFFKNINPFQQHKIFGSQMIAESCRIKGNENGQSTVSNSETSGDESVLTTYRTNNNNVSSMSGEDQNEKTSVMPFIDFLGVGST, from the exons ATGGGTCCTCAACAGCATCACCAGATGAGGAGTGACTCTAGTTATCGTCAAGATTTGAACTTTTTCCCATCACAACTGTGTCTCTCAAAAACCACCTTTGGAGTCGTGGCTAATTCGGAAATGGGTTATGGTGTTCATGACAGAAAGAGCACCATGTATCTGAATCTTGTTGGAGATGAATCTGATCATGATGACGTTATACAGACCACCGCTGCTGGCAAAACTAAGCTTTGTGTTAGAGGCCATTGGAGGCCAGCTGAAGACTCCAAACTCAAAGAACTTGTGGCCCAGTTTGGTCCTCAAAACTGGAACTTGATTGCTGAGCATCTTGATGGCAGATCAG GGAAAAGTTGCAGACTGAGGTGGTTTAACCAGCTAGATCCAAGGATCAACAGAAGGGCTTtcaatgaggaagaagaagagaggctTTTATCTGCTCATAGACTTTATGGCAACAAATGGGCCATGATTGCGAGGCTCTTCCCTGGAAGGACTGATAATGCTGTCAAGAACCATTGGCATGTCATCATGGCTAGAAAGCACAGAGAGCAATCCAACGTTTACAAGAGAAGAAAGCCCTCCTCTAGTTCTCAGCCTATTATTATTCCTCATCATGatcatgatgaagaagatgggaCTAAGAATAATGCCTTTAGTGATCGTTCAACGATATCAATCAACACCAGTAATGATGAATCTGGCTCAGCAGCCTCTGCCTCAACATGTACTAATATTTCCCTCACTCCCTCAAACAGACCACTTGTTCCCAGCTTTTTCAAGAACATCAATCCATTTCAGCAACACAAAATCTTTGGATCACAAATGA TTGCAGAGTCTTGCAGGATCAAGGGCAATGAGAACGGTCAGTCAACAGTTTCAAACTCAGAAACTTCTGGAGATGAATCAGTACTTACCACCTACAGGACCAACAATAATAATGTTTCTTCCATGTCTGGAGAAGATCAAAATGAGAAGACGAGCGTGATGCCATTCATTGATTTCCTTGGAGTAGGCTCTACTTAA